In Bacillus cereus ATCC 14579, a single window of DNA contains:
- a CDS encoding winged helix-turn-helix transcriptional regulator: MKQYNIPIEATLEIIGGKWKVVILCHLTKGTKRTSELQRLIPEISVRMLTQQLRELEEDGVITREIYKEIPPRVEYSLTDYGWSLQNVLNQLTALGRTMHR, translated from the coding sequence GTGAAACAATACAATATACCGATAGAGGCAACTTTAGAAATTATCGGGGGAAAGTGGAAGGTCGTTATTTTATGTCACTTAACGAAAGGGACGAAGCGAACGAGTGAGTTGCAACGTTTGATTCCTGAAATTTCTGTGAGAATGTTAACGCAGCAACTACGCGAGCTGGAAGAAGATGGTGTGATTACACGTGAAATTTATAAAGAAATTCCCCCTCGAGTAGAATACTCTCTAACCGATTATGGGTGGTCTTTACAGAATGTATTAAATCAATTAACCGCATTGGGGAGAACGATGCATAGATAG
- a CDS encoding S8 family peptidase, which yields MKKFKGMLISSLAITTFAGVGTTFVTNTVYAANDDSSKIQVRSNKSINTTTGSRLPVLSVNPYDEPRFSRQGYLEEAPLGINAPYAWGIKGGNGQGATFVDLEEGWLLNHEDLVGQNIEFMSGKMSNDLSHGTSVLGVVSAADNGIGNIGIAPKAKAKVISVIRDNGRIDVRDAILSAVDSLQAGDVLLIEESFKYDGYGDDPLPVEVYPSIFNAIRKGTDKGIIIVEAAGNGGIDLDEFKDRNGKQILNRNSPDFKDSGAIIVGASTARVPHKRLAFSNYGSRIDVYGWGEYVDTLDTYQNQNSKGQKVTDQNIINRYTSNFRGTSSASPIIAGAAVSIQGIAKEHLGKAYTPKELRAILSNPNTGTKSNNPSSDKIGVLPDLKAILSNLGFHSDLTTNDPMVFPDNVEKNEGKENSTFVFPGEETKRTGDKNSTVTFPEEDLKQEEKEEGLIVFPD from the coding sequence ATGAAAAAATTTAAAGGTATGTTAATATCATCACTTGCAATTACAACTTTTGCTGGGGTAGGTACGACATTTGTAACAAATACAGTATATGCTGCTAATGACGATTCTAGTAAAATACAAGTTCGTTCTAATAAGAGTATAAACACAACAACTGGCTCGAGATTGCCTGTATTATCAGTCAATCCTTATGATGAACCTAGATTTTCAAGACAGGGATATCTTGAAGAGGCACCTTTAGGAATTAATGCTCCTTATGCTTGGGGAATTAAAGGAGGAAATGGCCAGGGAGCAACTTTTGTAGATTTGGAAGAAGGCTGGTTACTAAATCATGAAGATTTAGTCGGTCAAAATATTGAATTTATGTCTGGAAAAATGAGTAATGATCTTTCTCACGGTACTTCAGTTCTAGGTGTTGTTTCGGCAGCTGACAATGGGATTGGGAATATTGGGATTGCACCAAAAGCAAAGGCAAAAGTAATTTCAGTGATCCGAGATAATGGGAGAATCGATGTAAGAGATGCTATTTTAAGTGCCGTAGATTCTTTACAGGCTGGAGATGTTTTATTAATAGAAGAATCCTTTAAATATGATGGATATGGAGATGACCCTTTACCAGTAGAAGTATACCCGAGTATATTTAACGCAATTCGCAAAGGTACAGATAAAGGCATTATTATTGTAGAAGCAGCTGGTAATGGTGGGATTGATTTAGATGAATTTAAAGACCGTAATGGTAAGCAGATTTTAAATCGAAATAGTCCAGACTTTAAAGATTCAGGAGCTATTATAGTTGGAGCATCTACAGCAAGAGTTCCTCATAAACGTTTAGCTTTCTCTAACTATGGTAGTAGAATTGATGTATATGGTTGGGGAGAGTATGTTGATACATTAGATACATATCAAAATCAAAATAGTAAAGGACAAAAAGTTACAGATCAGAACATAATTAATCGTTATACTTCTAATTTCCGTGGTACTTCTAGCGCTTCGCCTATAATTGCTGGGGCTGCTGTATCGATTCAAGGGATTGCTAAAGAACATTTAGGTAAGGCATATACACCAAAAGAATTGAGAGCAATTTTAAGTAATCCTAATACAGGCACAAAGTCTAATAACCCATCATCTGATAAAATAGGGGTTTTACCAGATTTAAAAGCAATTTTGTCTAACCTTGGATTTCATAGTGATTTGACTACCAATGATCCTATGGTATTTCCAGATAACGTAGAAAAAAATGAAGGAAAAGAAAATTCAACTTTCGTATTTCCAGGTGAAGAAACAAAAAGAACAGGTGATAAAAATTCAACTGTAACCTTCCCAGAAGAAGATTTAAAACAGGAGGAAAAAGAAGAGGGATTAATTGTTTTTCCTGATTAA
- a CDS encoding SGNH/GDSL hydrolase family protein yields MKTLVCFGDSITADETFYDGMPRLTPRLQEMFPNWIVVNAGVPGDNTFDALNRIEEDVISYKPDFVTVFLGTNDAVSFSQVSLQAYKENLEKIVNQVSSGKVLLISPAPVDEERQHNRTNEVLCQYADVVEKVAKETGSYFLNLYAEMIQELNYKRFVENDEKDGLHFGPEGYEYLAKLIGEKLKGIL; encoded by the coding sequence ATGAAAACGTTAGTATGTTTTGGAGATAGTATTACAGCTGATGAAACATTTTATGATGGAATGCCGAGATTAACACCACGTTTGCAAGAGATGTTTCCGAATTGGATAGTAGTGAATGCAGGTGTTCCAGGTGATAATACATTCGATGCGTTAAATAGGATTGAAGAAGATGTAATATCATATAAACCAGATTTCGTAACAGTTTTTCTTGGTACGAATGATGCAGTTTCTTTTTCTCAAGTGTCATTACAAGCATATAAAGAAAACTTAGAGAAGATTGTGAACCAAGTTTCGTCAGGTAAAGTGCTGCTTATTAGCCCTGCGCCAGTTGATGAAGAGAGGCAGCATAATAGAACAAATGAAGTGCTCTGTCAGTATGCAGACGTGGTGGAGAAAGTGGCAAAAGAAACAGGAAGCTATTTTCTAAATTTGTATGCTGAAATGATTCAAGAACTGAATTATAAAAGGTTTGTAGAAAATGATGAAAAAGATGGATTACACTTTGGTCCAGAAGGTTATGAGTATCTAGCGAAGTTAATTGGTGAAAAGTTAAAAGGGATTTTATAA
- a CDS encoding aromatic amino acid transport family protein, translating to MNGNTAKKIEVQAENTALKNEQYADPKKWHKQDTTWALSLFGTAIGAGVLFLPINAGSGGLLSLLLITLLAYPVMYYSHRALAKMIYASNSADEGITGTIREYFGNKASIIFNIVYFGSIYTIVLMYSVALTNTASSFIVHQLHMPEPPRAILSLVLVLGLIAILNFGQDITVKVMSMLVYPFIVSLLFIAISLIPQWNTSMLSFSAVSTASTGTGYFGTILMILPIIVFSFNHSPMISSFVVKQRATYGIEATDAKCAQIQKVCYIMTFAVVMFFVWSSALSLTPDDIKMAKEQNLSILSYLANELNSPVITIAAPIIAFVAITKSFLGHYIGAFEVMRDMIIKFGKSRGKDIEEKTIKTIILTFVVLSCWFVAYTNPSILGLIDSLSGPLVAAILCLLPMYAIQKVPVLAKYKGKMSNVFVIIVGVLTVLASIKSLF from the coding sequence ATGAACGGGAATACTGCAAAGAAAATAGAAGTTCAAGCTGAAAATACCGCACTAAAAAATGAGCAATATGCAGATCCGAAAAAGTGGCATAAGCAGGATACTACATGGGCACTCAGTCTATTTGGAACTGCAATTGGAGCAGGGGTGCTCTTTTTACCGATTAATGCAGGTTCAGGTGGTTTATTATCTTTACTACTAATTACATTGCTTGCATATCCAGTTATGTACTACTCACATAGGGCACTTGCTAAAATGATATACGCTTCTAATTCTGCTGATGAGGGGATCACAGGTACAATTAGAGAGTATTTCGGAAATAAAGCGAGTATCATTTTTAACATCGTATATTTCGGTTCAATTTATACAATCGTACTAATGTATTCGGTTGCGCTTACAAACACTGCAAGTAGTTTTATCGTGCATCAATTGCACATGCCAGAACCTCCAAGAGCTATTTTATCACTTGTATTAGTTCTTGGTCTTATCGCTATACTGAATTTTGGTCAAGATATTACTGTAAAGGTAATGAGTATGTTAGTGTATCCTTTCATAGTTTCTCTACTGTTTATCGCAATATCTTTAATTCCACAGTGGAATACGTCAATGCTTAGTTTTTCAGCTGTTTCAACTGCTTCAACAGGAACAGGCTATTTTGGGACGATATTGATGATTCTACCAATCATCGTATTCTCATTTAATCATTCACCTATGATTTCATCATTTGTTGTGAAACAGAGAGCTACGTATGGAATCGAAGCCACTGATGCTAAATGTGCGCAAATACAAAAGGTTTGTTATATCATGACATTCGCTGTTGTTATGTTCTTCGTTTGGAGTAGCGCATTGAGCTTGACTCCAGATGATATAAAAATGGCAAAAGAACAAAACTTATCAATTCTTTCATATCTTGCTAATGAGCTTAATTCGCCTGTAATCACTATTGCAGCTCCAATTATTGCTTTTGTGGCTATTACAAAGTCTTTCCTTGGCCATTATATAGGAGCATTTGAAGTAATGCGTGACATGATTATTAAGTTTGGTAAATCACGTGGAAAAGATATTGAAGAAAAAACAATTAAGACAATAATTCTTACTTTTGTTGTATTATCATGCTGGTTTGTTGCTTATACAAATCCAAGTATTCTTGGACTTATTGATTCTCTAAGCGGTCCTTTAGTTGCTGCTATCTTATGTCTATTACCGATGTATGCGATTCAAAAAGTGCCAGTACTAGCTAAATACAAAGGGAAAATGAGCAACGTATTTGTTATTATTGTAGGTGTACTTACTGTCTTAGCAAGTATTAAGTCATTATTCTAA
- the spxA gene encoding transcriptional regulator SpxA has translation MVILYTTASCASCRKAKAWLEEHQIDYIEKNIVSNSMTVDELKSILRLTEEGATEIISTRSKTFQDLNINIDELSLNEFYTLIIEHPLMLRRPIMLDEKRLQIGFNEEEIRKFLPRSVRTFLNIELQKLAN, from the coding sequence ATGGTAATTCTATATACAACAGCAAGCTGTGCTTCATGCCGAAAAGCGAAAGCATGGCTTGAAGAGCATCAAATTGATTATATTGAAAAAAACATCGTATCAAATTCTATGACAGTTGATGAGCTTAAATCGATTCTTCGTTTAACTGAAGAGGGGGCTACTGAAATTATTTCAACTAGATCCAAAACTTTTCAGGACTTAAATATAAATATTGATGAGCTCTCGCTAAATGAATTTTATACATTAATAATTGAGCATCCACTAATGTTGCGTCGCCCGATTATGCTGGACGAAAAAAGATTGCAAATTGGTTTTAACGAAGAAGAAATTCGCAAATTTTTACCACGTAGTGTCCGAACATTTTTAAACATTGAACTGCAAAAGTTGGCTAATTAA
- a CDS encoding SRPBCC family protein: protein MAHTTTSMEIFGSPEQVWQLIGGFNSLPDWLPYIPSSKLTEGGRVRHLANPDGDTIIERLEVFNDKERYYTYSIMNAPFPVTNYLSTIQVKEGTESNTSLVEWSGTFTPVEVSDEEAINLFHGIYSDGLKALQQAFLD, encoded by the coding sequence ATGGCACATACTACTACATCTATGGAAATTTTCGGTTCACCTGAACAAGTATGGCAATTAATCGGAGGTTTCAACTCCCTTCCAGACTGGTTACCTTATATACCTAGCAGTAAATTAACGGAAGGCGGTCGTGTACGTCATCTAGCTAATCCAGATGGCGATACAATTATAGAACGCTTAGAAGTATTCAATGATAAAGAACGCTACTACACGTATTCAATCATGAATGCACCATTCCCAGTCACTAATTATCTATCTACAATCCAGGTGAAAGAAGGTACTGAAAGTAACACATCGTTAGTAGAGTGGTCTGGTACATTCACTCCTGTTGAGGTTAGTGATGAAGAGGCAATAAATCTGTTTCATGGTATTTACAGCGATGGACTGAAAGCATTACAGCAAGCATTTCTAGATTAA
- a CDS encoding oxidoreductase: protein MTLTMGFIGFGKSANRYHLPYLKTRNNIKVKTIFVRQINEELAAPYEERGVYFTTDLDELLNDKEIQVVTICTPAHTHYELAKKVILAGKSVIVEKPFCDTVEHAKELLALGREKGVVVMPYQNRRFDGDFLAVKQVVEQGFLGDIIEIESHIDYFRPGSITHEAPKEEGSFYSLGIHTMDRMISLFGRPNTVTYDIRNNEVEGAVDNYFDVGLHYGNQLKIKLKTNHIVAKDYPRFIVHGTNGSFIKYGEDQQENDLKAGIMPESAGFGEDSPMYYGIAKYRNANGDWIEKQIKTPLGDYGRFYDAAYDTIVNGAPKLVKDEEAVTNIEILENGFAAPSPSVYKLEALHLNE, encoded by the coding sequence ATGACATTAACAATGGGCTTTATTGGATTTGGAAAATCAGCTAACCGTTATCACCTACCTTATCTAAAGACACGTAATAATATAAAAGTAAAAACGATTTTTGTACGTCAAATAAATGAAGAATTAGCGGCTCCATATGAGGAAAGAGGTGTTTACTTCACTACTGATTTGGACGAATTGTTGAATGACAAAGAAATTCAAGTCGTGACGATCTGTACGCCAGCACATACGCATTATGAATTAGCAAAAAAAGTTATACTAGCCGGAAAATCAGTTATCGTTGAAAAACCATTTTGCGATACAGTAGAACATGCGAAAGAATTATTAGCTTTAGGACGAGAGAAAGGTGTAGTCGTTATGCCTTATCAAAACCGTCGTTTTGATGGTGATTTTTTAGCTGTAAAGCAAGTAGTTGAACAAGGATTCCTTGGTGATATTATTGAGATTGAATCACATATTGATTATTTCCGTCCTGGTTCAATCACTCATGAAGCTCCAAAAGAAGAAGGTTCATTTTACAGTTTAGGTATTCATACGATGGACCGCATGATTTCACTATTCGGCCGTCCAAATACAGTGACATACGATATTCGTAATAATGAAGTGGAAGGTGCGGTTGATAACTATTTCGATGTTGGTCTACATTATGGAAATCAGTTGAAGATTAAGCTGAAAACGAACCATATCGTAGCAAAAGATTATCCACGCTTTATCGTTCATGGAACAAATGGCTCTTTTATTAAATACGGTGAAGATCAGCAGGAAAATGATTTGAAAGCGGGTATTATGCCTGAGAGTGCAGGATTTGGTGAAGATTCGCCGATGTATTATGGAATTGCTAAGTATCGTAATGCAAATGGTGACTGGATTGAAAAACAAATTAAAACGCCGCTTGGTGATTACGGTCGTTTCTATGATGCAGCGTATGACACAATTGTAAATGGTGCACCAAAACTTGTGAAAGATGAAGAAGCAGTAACGAATATTGAAATCTTGGAAAACGGATTTGCTGCCCCATCACCTTCAGTTTACAAACTTGAGGCTTTACATTTGAATGAATAG
- a CDS encoding cyclopropane-fatty-acyl-phospholipid synthase produces MVEELFYKKILKNLFSDPVQITLWNGETIQYGEGEPQFHITFHKPLSKKEIAKDPSIAFGEAYMNGDLEIEGNLEKAIQSIYKRQDSFLGDSKLQYFKSKWNFSKQKNKDDIAHHYDIGNDFYKLWLDETMTYSCAYFQNEQDSLTTAQHNKVNHILKKLNLQKGDTLLDIGCGWGELITAAAKQYGVKAMGVTLSEEQYAKTSERIKQEGLTDLVEVSLLDYRDIKNHKFDKIVSVGMIEHVGKDNITQYFETVNKLLNDGGISLLHCITSPANGGATNGWIEKYIFPGGYVPAVNELITNMTNEQFFIVDVESLRRHYGKTLQHWARNFENVLEEVRKTKDERFIRMWRLYLNACAASFFTGNIDLHQFVFTKGINDTIPMTRSYMYE; encoded by the coding sequence ATGGTTGAAGAACTTTTTTATAAAAAAATACTCAAAAATCTGTTTTCAGATCCAGTTCAAATTACACTTTGGAATGGAGAAACAATCCAATATGGCGAAGGGGAACCTCAATTTCACATAACATTCCATAAGCCACTTTCAAAAAAAGAAATCGCTAAGGATCCTTCTATTGCATTCGGTGAAGCATATATGAATGGGGATCTTGAAATAGAGGGTAACCTTGAAAAAGCAATTCAATCTATTTATAAAAGGCAGGATAGCTTTTTAGGTGATAGTAAGTTGCAATATTTCAAAAGTAAATGGAATTTCTCAAAACAAAAAAATAAAGATGATATTGCTCATCATTATGATATTGGGAACGATTTCTATAAATTATGGCTTGATGAAACAATGACATATTCTTGTGCATATTTCCAAAATGAGCAAGATTCTTTAACGACAGCGCAGCATAATAAAGTGAATCATATTTTGAAAAAGTTGAACCTTCAAAAAGGTGATACGCTATTAGACATCGGTTGTGGGTGGGGTGAACTCATTACAGCTGCCGCTAAACAGTACGGTGTGAAAGCGATGGGAGTAACGTTAAGTGAGGAACAATATGCTAAGACTTCTGAGCGAATTAAACAAGAGGGACTTACGGATTTAGTTGAAGTATCTTTACTTGATTACCGCGATATTAAGAATCATAAATTTGATAAAATTGTTAGTGTAGGTATGATCGAACATGTAGGAAAAGACAACATTACGCAATACTTTGAAACAGTTAACAAATTATTAAATGATGGCGGGATTTCTCTACTGCATTGTATTACTTCTCCGGCTAATGGTGGTGCTACGAATGGTTGGATTGAAAAATATATATTCCCTGGTGGGTATGTTCCTGCTGTGAACGAATTAATCACGAACATGACAAACGAACAATTTTTTATTGTGGATGTAGAAAGCTTACGTAGACATTACGGAAAAACATTACAACATTGGGCTCGAAATTTTGAAAACGTACTAGAGGAAGTTCGTAAAACGAAAGATGAGCGATTTATCCGCATGTGGCGTTTATATTTAAATGCATGTGCAGCTTCGTTCTTTACAGGTAATATTGATTTACATCAATTTGTATTTACAAAAGGGATTAATGATACAATTCCGATGACACGTTCGTATATGTATGAATAA
- a CDS encoding IDEAL domain-containing protein, with amino-acid sequence MMSNNNHVLKVGDWVRGISNEGELIVGYIVSLDDVEDIVTVSIVKRDGQYTINEAILLFSKHVNKLPESKVINKEQILYLIDLALLTGDEEWFIELSSKLNSIKELVNEGF; translated from the coding sequence ATGATGTCAAATAATAATCATGTTTTAAAAGTAGGAGATTGGGTTCGTGGAATATCAAATGAAGGTGAATTAATAGTTGGTTATATTGTATCACTTGATGATGTAGAGGATATAGTTACAGTTAGTATTGTGAAACGTGACGGCCAGTACACAATAAACGAAGCGATTTTACTCTTTAGTAAACACGTTAACAAACTCCCTGAATCAAAGGTAATAAATAAGGAACAAATCCTTTATCTTATAGATCTTGCATTATTAACAGGGGATGAAGAATGGTTTATCGAGCTTTCTTCAAAATTAAACTCGATAAAAGAGCTAGTTAATGAGGGATTTTAA
- a CDS encoding BA3454 family stress response protein, protein MIEVCVTVNYKDRNYQTNVIVSKDTIWTKIEQLAEEQVKKQWSV, encoded by the coding sequence GTGATAGAAGTATGCGTTACAGTTAATTATAAAGATAGAAACTATCAAACAAATGTTATTGTGAGTAAAGATACGATTTGGACAAAAATTGAACAGTTGGCAGAAGAACAAGTGAAGAAACAGTGGAGTGTTTAA
- a CDS encoding winged helix-turn-helix transcriptional regulator — MKTYNIPVEATLEVIGGKWKVVILCHLKKGTKRTSELKRLMPGITQKMLTQQLRELEEDGVIQRKVYDQVPPKVEYSLTDYGSSLGAILDSLCSWGEVHLEKTGNTSMLITADES; from the coding sequence ATGAAGACATACAATATTCCTGTAGAAGCGACTTTAGAAGTTATTGGCGGAAAGTGGAAAGTTGTTATCCTTTGTCATTTAAAAAAAGGAACAAAAAGAACGAGTGAATTAAAACGTTTAATGCCTGGTATTACGCAAAAAATGTTAACGCAACAATTACGGGAACTAGAAGAAGATGGTGTAATCCAAAGGAAAGTATATGACCAAGTACCACCAAAAGTAGAGTATTCTTTAACGGATTACGGTTCGTCTTTAGGAGCTATACTCGATTCCCTCTGTTCCTGGGGAGAAGTTCATCTTGAAAAAACCGGGAACACATCCATGCTGATTACAGCAGATGAATCATAA
- the saiR gene encoding Rrf2-family transcriptional regulator SaiR, with protein MNSDFTLAIHSLTYLALQPDRMSTSNAISESAGVHPVRIRKVLSLLKKHKFIQSKEGTGGGFIFARDLDEINLWHIYQITSEGALQPKCPESNNQCVVGSNMRKVLFAIFLGAEEHLGEYLKNYTMKEVVDLINQER; from the coding sequence ATGAACAGCGACTTTACCTTGGCCATACACAGTTTAACTTATTTAGCTTTACAGCCAGACCGGATGTCAACAAGTAATGCTATTTCAGAAAGTGCAGGTGTTCATCCAGTACGCATTCGCAAAGTACTAAGTTTGTTAAAAAAACATAAGTTTATACAATCGAAAGAGGGGACTGGTGGCGGTTTTATTTTCGCTCGCGATTTAGATGAAATTAATCTTTGGCATATTTATCAGATAACCTCTGAAGGTGCTTTGCAGCCGAAGTGTCCAGAATCAAACAATCAGTGTGTTGTAGGTTCGAATATGCGAAAAGTTCTTTTCGCTATTTTCTTAGGTGCTGAAGAGCATCTAGGTGAATACTTAAAGAATTATACAATGAAAGAAGTTGTTGACCTTATCAATCAAGAGCGTTAA
- a CDS encoding phosphotransferase, giving the protein MDISIITAQLVKEKVISHYPNSVKVLNGGTTSTIYLLDEQYVVKLNESDVIREEAYFLQFYKKDELFPKLFYKEPLNRYIVYSFLEGTTFCKLGHKRSVLCKLVKEVINKYEVATEIDGWGWKENPVQSWNEFLTTNVMEAHENVRRYISEEAYRTVFKLANSPSRGTGINQPFLLHGDLGFHNFIFQENKLHGVIDPLPVLGDPIYDLIYAFCSTPEDLTKETIGYAMKQCVFHKNDRDLYEEIVIGLYLRIDTCLRHHPKDLEDYLAAWRYWMGEVEVTL; this is encoded by the coding sequence ATGGATATTTCAATAATCACTGCACAACTAGTTAAGGAGAAAGTGATTTCACATTATCCAAATAGTGTAAAAGTGTTAAACGGGGGAACAACAAGTACTATATATTTGTTAGATGAACAATACGTTGTAAAGTTGAATGAATCGGATGTCATACGTGAAGAAGCTTATTTTCTTCAGTTTTATAAAAAGGATGAATTATTTCCAAAGCTTTTTTATAAGGAACCTTTAAATCGCTATATTGTTTACTCATTCCTTGAGGGCACAACTTTTTGCAAACTAGGCCATAAACGGAGCGTTCTTTGTAAACTTGTAAAGGAAGTTATCAATAAGTATGAAGTAGCTACAGAGATTGATGGCTGGGGATGGAAAGAAAACCCAGTTCAATCTTGGAATGAATTTTTAACGACAAATGTGATGGAAGCTCATGAAAATGTAAGACGTTACATAAGTGAGGAAGCGTATAGAACGGTTTTTAAGTTAGCAAATAGTCCAAGTAGGGGGACTGGAATAAATCAGCCATTTTTATTGCATGGTGATCTTGGATTTCATAATTTTATATTTCAAGAGAATAAACTGCACGGTGTAATTGATCCTTTACCAGTGTTAGGAGATCCTATATATGATTTAATTTATGCGTTCTGTTCAACTCCGGAAGATTTAACAAAAGAAACGATTGGTTATGCGATGAAACAATGTGTATTTCATAAAAATGACCGTGATTTATATGAAGAGATAGTCATAGGATTATATTTGCGTATAGATACATGTTTACGGCACCACCCGAAAGATTTAGAAGATTATTTAGCAGCTTGGCGTTATTGGATGGGTGAGGTTGAGGTGACTTTATAG
- a CDS encoding winged helix-turn-helix transcriptional regulator, which translates to MKTYNIPVEATLEVIGGKWKVVILCHLKKDKKRTCELKQLMSGITQKMLTQQLRELEEDGVIERKVYNQVPPKVEYSLTDYGHSLDSILDTLCNWGENHLEKNGNTSMLITAAE; encoded by the coding sequence ATGAAAACATACAATATTCCTGTAGAGGCAACTTTAGAGGTTATCGGTGGAAAGTGGAAAGTAGTTATCCTTTGTCATTTAAAGAAAGACAAAAAGAGAACGTGCGAATTAAAACAATTAATGTCTGGTATTACACAAAAGATGTTAACGCAACAATTACGTGAATTAGAAGAAGATGGTGTAATCGAGAGAAAAGTGTATAACCAAGTGCCACCAAAAGTAGAGTACTCTTTAACTGATTACGGTCATTCTTTAGATTCTATACTCGATACTCTTTGTAACTGGGGAGAAAATCATCTTGAAAAGAATGGGAACACATCTATGCTTATAACAGCAGCTGAATAA
- a CDS encoding MBL fold metallo-hydrolase: MMKNFVCTTCGVQYAASVEEPVSCHICDEERQYVNPKGQSWTTLENLQTDDTYKNEIIKEENGLYSITTKPGFAIGQTAFVVKTESYRLLWDCITYLDETTITKIKELGGLDAIALSHPHYYSTQVEWAETFDVPIYIHEDDKEWVMRPSSRIIYWSGESLQLADGITVHRLGGHFSGGSVLHWEEGNDGKGILLTGDIIQVVADERWVSFMYSYPNLIPLPARKVEEMVNRVKPLQFNRLYNAFHRVVKENANEAVERSAERYIKAIEGKLFHT; encoded by the coding sequence ATGATGAAAAATTTCGTTTGTACAACGTGTGGCGTGCAGTATGCAGCGAGTGTAGAAGAACCAGTGAGTTGTCATATTTGTGATGAAGAAAGGCAGTATGTGAATCCGAAAGGGCAGTCTTGGACGACTTTAGAAAATTTGCAAACAGATGATACATATAAAAATGAAATAATTAAAGAGGAAAATGGACTTTATAGTATTACGACAAAACCAGGATTTGCGATCGGTCAAACGGCATTTGTAGTGAAAACAGAGTCATATCGTTTACTGTGGGACTGTATTACGTATTTAGATGAAACGACAATTACGAAAATAAAAGAGCTTGGCGGATTAGATGCGATTGCATTGTCTCATCCTCATTATTATTCAACGCAAGTAGAATGGGCAGAGACATTTGATGTACCAATTTATATACATGAAGATGATAAAGAGTGGGTGATGCGTCCGAGTAGTCGTATTATTTATTGGTCTGGTGAGTCTTTACAATTAGCTGATGGGATTACTGTACATCGTCTTGGAGGACATTTTAGTGGTGGTTCTGTATTGCATTGGGAAGAAGGTAATGATGGAAAAGGGATTTTGTTAACAGGTGATATTATTCAAGTTGTAGCAGATGAGCGGTGGGTAAGCTTCATGTACAGCTATCCAAACTTAATTCCACTACCAGCGAGGAAAGTGGAAGAAATGGTGAATCGAGTGAAGCCGTTACAGTTTAATCGTTTATACAACGCTTTTCATCGAGTAGTAAAGGAAAATGCAAATGAGGCAGTTGAACGTTCTGCTGAAAGATATATAAAAGCAATAGAAGGAAAGTTGTTTCATACGTAA